The following coding sequences lie in one Isoptericola variabilis 225 genomic window:
- a CDS encoding dolichyl-phosphate-mannose--protein mannosyltransferase has protein sequence MCRVTEHAIAPSAGPDRPFATVATAAPADEPSTETRLLRTLLGRRRLALDVTRRARFWAWFGTLAVTLLAAVVRLWELGRPPALVFDETYYVKDAYTLGREGYERQWPDEPNAAFEAGDVDTYLEQAAYVVHPPVGKWMIWLGMEAGGGATNPFAWRLASAVVGVLAVFLLVRIARRLFASSLLGVLAGLLLAVDGEAIVHSRTALLDQFLMFWVLVAFGCLVMDREWARRRLASRVAALLDAGGSVEFYGPRLGFRWWRLAAGVSLGLACGVKWSGLYFVAVFGILTVLWDMTARRAVGVGRWWEDSILVDAVPAFVAIVPTAALTYLATWWSWFAQPGAYFRQWAVENPGQGVTWLPGPLRSLWEYHTQMWDFHTTLDSEHGYAAHPLGWIVQWRPTSFYWERVTAGEAGCGASVTDGCASAVTSLGNPVLWWAGALAVVATVVLGVLHRDWRATAVLAGLVAGWVPWFFFTERTIFTFYSIVFLPWVVLALVHVAAVALERTEERPGRSRVIMAVVAVVAVVVLVSAAYYPVWSALQVPYDYWRSLMLLRSWI, from the coding sequence ATGTGCCGGGTGACCGAGCACGCGATCGCGCCGAGCGCCGGTCCCGACAGGCCCTTCGCCACCGTCGCGACCGCCGCCCCCGCCGACGAGCCCTCGACCGAGACCCGGCTGCTGCGCACGCTGCTGGGCCGTCGCCGGCTCGCGCTCGACGTCACCCGCCGCGCCCGGTTCTGGGCCTGGTTCGGCACGCTCGCCGTGACGCTGCTGGCCGCGGTCGTGCGCCTGTGGGAGCTGGGCCGCCCGCCCGCGCTCGTGTTCGACGAGACGTACTACGTCAAGGACGCCTACACGCTCGGCCGCGAAGGCTACGAGCGGCAGTGGCCCGACGAGCCGAACGCCGCCTTCGAGGCGGGCGACGTCGACACCTACCTCGAGCAGGCCGCGTACGTGGTCCACCCGCCGGTCGGCAAGTGGATGATCTGGCTCGGCATGGAGGCCGGTGGGGGCGCGACGAACCCGTTCGCGTGGCGCCTCGCGAGCGCCGTCGTGGGCGTCCTCGCGGTGTTCCTGCTCGTCCGCATCGCGCGGCGGCTGTTCGCGTCGTCGCTCCTGGGCGTGCTCGCCGGGCTGCTGCTCGCGGTCGACGGCGAGGCGATCGTCCACTCGCGCACCGCGCTGCTCGACCAGTTCCTCATGTTCTGGGTGCTCGTCGCGTTCGGCTGCCTGGTCATGGACCGCGAGTGGGCCCGACGCCGGCTCGCGTCCCGCGTGGCGGCCCTCCTCGACGCCGGGGGGTCGGTCGAGTTCTACGGACCTCGGCTCGGGTTCCGCTGGTGGCGGCTGGCCGCGGGCGTCTCGCTCGGCCTGGCGTGCGGCGTCAAGTGGTCGGGCCTGTACTTCGTCGCGGTCTTCGGCATCCTCACCGTGCTGTGGGACATGACGGCGCGCCGCGCCGTCGGCGTCGGCCGGTGGTGGGAGGACTCGATCCTGGTCGACGCCGTCCCCGCGTTCGTCGCGATCGTCCCGACGGCGGCGCTCACCTACCTGGCGACGTGGTGGTCGTGGTTCGCGCAGCCTGGCGCGTACTTCCGCCAGTGGGCGGTCGAGAACCCCGGCCAGGGCGTGACCTGGCTCCCCGGGCCGCTGCGTAGCCTGTGGGAGTACCACACGCAGATGTGGGACTTCCACACGACCCTCGACTCCGAGCACGGCTACGCCGCCCACCCGCTGGGGTGGATCGTCCAGTGGCGTCCCACCTCCTTCTACTGGGAGCGCGTCACGGCGGGCGAGGCGGGCTGCGGCGCGTCCGTGACCGACGGGTGCGCGTCGGCGGTGACGTCGCTGGGCAACCCCGTGCTGTGGTGGGCGGGCGCGCTCGCCGTCGTCGCGACGGTCGTGCTCGGCGTCCTGCACCGGGACTGGCGCGCGACGGCGGTGCTCGCCGGCCTGGTCGCGGGCTGGGTCCCGTGGTTCTTCTTCACCGAGCGCACGATCTTCACGTTCTACTCGATCGTGTTCCTGCCGTGGGTGGTGCTGGCCCTCGTCCACGTCGCGGCGGTCGCGCTCGAGCGCACCGAGGAGCGACCCGGCAGGTCGCGGGTCATCATGGCGGTCGTCGCGGTCGTCGCCGTCGTCGTGCTGGTCTCGGCCGCGTACTACCCGGTGTGGTCGGCGCTGCAGGTGCCGTACGACTACTGGCGCTCGCTCATGCTCCTGCGCTCCTGGATCTGA
- the rsmI gene encoding 16S rRNA (cytidine(1402)-2'-O)-methyltransferase gives MTSHPAVSSGASSAAGAGGALVLAATPIGNTEDASPRLLRLLAEADVVAAEDTRRLHALASRLGVAVGGRVVSYHEHNETARADELLDVVEDGGTVVVVTDAGMPVVSDPGYRVVSRAVERGLRVTAAPGPSAVLTALALSGLPTDRFTFEGFVPRKAGERARWLGALAAEPRTMVFFEAPHRVVETLAAMADAFGTDRPAAVCRELTKTYEEVLRGGLGSLASLVRERADGGDGLRGEICVVVAGAPEAEAPGVDELVGEVLARVEAGERLKDVVADVASAAGVPKRELYAAALAAR, from the coding sequence ATGACCTCCCACCCCGCCGTGTCCTCCGGGGCGTCCTCCGCGGCCGGCGCCGGCGGCGCGCTCGTGCTCGCGGCCACGCCGATCGGCAACACCGAGGACGCCTCGCCCCGCCTGCTCCGGCTGCTGGCCGAGGCCGACGTCGTCGCAGCCGAGGACACCCGGCGCCTGCACGCGCTGGCGAGCCGGCTCGGCGTCGCGGTCGGCGGGCGCGTCGTCTCGTACCACGAGCACAACGAGACGGCCCGCGCCGACGAGCTGCTCGACGTCGTGGAGGACGGCGGGACCGTCGTCGTGGTGACCGACGCCGGGATGCCCGTGGTGTCCGACCCGGGGTACCGGGTGGTGTCCCGGGCCGTCGAGCGCGGGCTCCGCGTCACCGCGGCCCCCGGCCCGTCGGCCGTGCTCACCGCGCTCGCCCTGTCCGGGCTGCCGACCGACCGCTTCACGTTCGAGGGCTTCGTCCCGCGCAAGGCGGGGGAGCGGGCGCGATGGCTCGGGGCGCTCGCGGCCGAGCCGCGCACGATGGTGTTCTTCGAGGCGCCGCACCGCGTCGTCGAGACGCTCGCGGCGATGGCGGACGCCTTCGGGACCGACCGGCCGGCCGCCGTGTGCCGCGAGCTGACCAAGACGTACGAGGAGGTGCTCCGCGGCGGGCTCGGGTCGCTCGCGTCGCTCGTGCGCGAGCGGGCCGACGGCGGCGACGGGCTGCGCGGGGAGATCTGCGTCGTCGTCGCCGGGGCGCCCGAGGCCGAGGCGCCCGGCGTCGACGAGCTCGTCGGCGAGGTGCTCGCGCGCGTCGAGGCGGGGGAGCGGCTCAAGGACGTCGTCGCCGACGTCGCGTCCGCCGCCGGGGTCCCCAAGCGCGAGCTGTACGCCGCTGCCCTCGCGGCGAGGTAG
- a CDS encoding family 20 glycosylhydrolase: MSLAVTDVPHRGPADPRPLPIVPWPVAVEPLDGPGPVLDAVRLDAPDPRLGALAAEQLAAAGVRVDDAAPVGVTLRLDAAAGPPGSRSDERYTLRVSADGVVAVAPERVGLLHAVRVLRQLVGTDGVAPAVVVHDAPRYRWRGLMVDVVRHFFGPADLRAVVDLAGALRLRVLAHEGTEVGISRLWFDNPATEPFLRDVIGDVARLTDGPYVHVGGDEVLTMDSDEYTRFVELACRVVREAGKTPVAWQEAAHARLEAGTLLQYWDPRVDAEPFVTAAAAGVRFVMSPGNRAYLDMKYTPEHPLGLQWAGFVELRDAYDWEPTEVVPELPADAVEGVSAAVWTETLATRDEVGLPPDAAGQLVVLALWA, encoded by the coding sequence GTGAGCCTCGCCGTGACCGACGTCCCGCACCGCGGGCCCGCCGACCCGCGCCCGCTGCCGATCGTCCCGTGGCCGGTCGCGGTCGAGCCGCTCGACGGCCCCGGCCCGGTGCTCGACGCCGTGCGCCTCGACGCTCCCGACCCGCGCCTCGGGGCGCTCGCCGCCGAGCAGCTCGCCGCCGCGGGCGTGCGGGTCGACGACGCCGCGCCCGTGGGCGTGACCCTCCGGCTCGACGCCGCCGCCGGCCCGCCCGGCTCGCGCAGCGACGAGCGGTACACCTTGCGGGTCTCGGCCGACGGCGTCGTGGCGGTCGCGCCCGAGCGCGTCGGCCTGCTCCACGCCGTGCGGGTGCTGCGCCAGCTCGTCGGCACCGACGGCGTCGCGCCCGCCGTCGTCGTCCACGACGCACCGCGGTACCGGTGGCGCGGGCTCATGGTCGACGTCGTCCGGCACTTCTTCGGCCCCGCCGACCTGCGTGCCGTCGTCGACCTCGCCGGCGCGCTGCGGCTGCGCGTTCTCGCGCACGAGGGCACCGAGGTCGGCATCTCGCGGCTGTGGTTCGACAACCCCGCGACGGAGCCGTTCCTGCGCGACGTGATCGGCGACGTCGCACGGCTCACCGACGGGCCGTACGTCCACGTGGGCGGCGACGAGGTCCTCACGATGGACTCGGACGAGTACACCCGCTTCGTCGAGCTCGCGTGCCGCGTGGTGCGCGAGGCGGGCAAGACGCCCGTGGCGTGGCAGGAGGCCGCGCACGCGCGGCTCGAGGCCGGGACGCTGCTGCAGTACTGGGACCCTCGGGTCGACGCCGAGCCGTTCGTGACCGCCGCGGCCGCGGGCGTGCGGTTCGTCATGTCGCCGGGGAACCGCGCCTACCTCGACATGAAGTACACGCCCGAGCACCCGCTCGGCCTGCAGTGGGCGGGCTTCGTCGAGCTGCGCGACGCGTACGACTGGGAACCCACCGAGGTCGTCCCGGAGCTACCGGCGGACGCGGTCGAGGGCGTCTCCGCCGCCGTGTGGACCGAGACGCTCGCGACGCGCGACGAGGTGGGCCTTCCACCCGACGCCGCAGGTCAGCTGGTCGTTCTAGCGCTGTGGGCGTGA